A single genomic interval of Spinacia oleracea cultivar Varoflay chromosome 6, BTI_SOV_V1, whole genome shotgun sequence harbors:
- the LOC110785815 gene encoding uncharacterized protein: MMSGNYTTIDKQNVSGSVPAVGESGHVSVNFAESNLQTFPPSETSGKMASGSRPPRDADDTFSKPGAGSDAPQSSGWLGIFSVAAYQPYFDVDTSDVLERIKESLFPWKGNFTELISNSPDLYGPFWICTTLIFIAAAIGTFVTYFSHKIQSKEYNYDISLVTWSAGLFYGYVMIVPLGLYLVLKYFSAPSGFVQLLCLYGYSLFVFVPALCLSIVPLDIFRWVIAGVAGLMSASFVALNLKTHIESAGERWFLIVVAIFLLQVALAIALKIYLFTVSV; the protein is encoded by the exons ATGATGTCCGGCAATTACACTACCATTGACAAACAGAACGTCTCTGGATCTGTTCCT GCAGTTGGAGAATCCGGCCATGTTTCAGTTAATTTCGCCG AATCGAATCTTCAGACATTTCCTCCATCAGAAACATCAGGAAAGATGGCCAGTGGTTCTAGACCTCCTCGAGATGCCGATG ATACATTCTCCAAACCAGGTGCTGGTTCTGATGCCCCTCAATCCAGTGGTTGGCTTGGGATATTCAGTGTTGCTGCTTACCAACCATATTTTGATGTTGATACTTCTGATGTCTTGGAGAGGATTAAAGAATCACTTTTTCCATGGAAAGGAAATTTCACAGAGTTGATCTCCAACAGCCCAGATTT GTATGGACCATTTTGGATATGCACTACACTAATATTCATTGCTGCAGCCATTGGTACATTTGTTACATATTTTTCACACAAGATACAAAGCAAAGAATATAATTATGACATAAGCCTCGTGACCTGGTCTGCTGGTTTGTTCTATGGTTATGTGATGATCGTTCCTCTGGGCCTTTATTTGGTGCTAAAGTATTTCTCCGCACCATCGGGCTTTGTCCAATTGCTCTGCTTGTATGGTTACTCCTTGTTTGTGTTTGTTCCTGCGTTG TGTTTGTCTATTGTGCCCCTGGATATATTCAGATGGGTGATTGCAGGTGTGGCCGGGCTTATGTCTGCAAGCTTTGTCGCCCTCAATCTCAAAACGCACATTGAGTCAGCTGGTGAAAGGTGGTTCCTCATCGTTGTTGCAATATTTTTGTTGCAAGTAGCTTTGGCAATTGCACTCAAGATCTACCTATTCACGGTTTCAGTTTAA